GGCAGACGGCGCCCGACCGCGTCGAGCGTCGGGTCTAGCGTCGGTTCGCTGGTGTCGTCCTGGGCCTGGCTGGTCACGCGATCACGCTACCCCAGGGCACCCGCGCGGTCGCTGAAGCGCGCCGTCGCATGTCGTGCGTGCCTGCCGCGGTGCGACTGGCTCAGCCGAGCGCCCTGGGGTGCGACTGGATGTACACCTCGCGCAGCGCGTCCGCGGTCACCATCGTGTAGATCTGCGTCGTGGTGACCGAGGCATGCCCGAGGAGCTCTTGGACCACCCGCACGTCAGCGCCACCGGAGAGCAGGTGGGTCGCGAACGAGTGCCGCAGGGTGTGCGGGGAGACGTGGGCCGCGCCGGGCAGCTTCGCGCGCTCGGCGGACGTCCGCAGGACAGCCCATGCGCTCTGCCTGCTCAGACGGTTGCCGCGCGTGTTGAGAAAGATCGCGGGCGTCCCGCGACCGGTCGATACGAGGGCAGGTCGAGCCAGCACGAGATATGCCTCGACGGCGTCGACCGCGTAGGTCCCGACGGGCACGACGCGCTCCTTGCTGCCCTTGCCGAAGAGCCGCACGGACGCGGTGCCCCGCGTGAGGTCGAGGTCGTCGACGTCGAGGTTCACAGCCTCGGAGATACGCGCGCCCGTGGAGTAGAGGAGCTCGAGCAGCGCACGGTCGCGCAGCGGGCCCGGGCCCTCGCCTGCGCCCGCTGCCTCGAGGAGCAGCTCGACGTCGTGCGTCGAGATCGCCTTGGGCAGGCGCTTGGGCCTGCTGGGGGGACGGATCCCGAGAGCCGGGTTCGAGGTCGTCAGTCGCTCCTCGACACAGAACTTGTGCCACCCGCGCAGCGCCGCCAGGCTCCGCGCGGTCGACCCGGGAGCAAGGACGGCGCCACCGTCGGTGCCGGTGCGCAGCGCCTCGACGAACAGCTCGACGTCGCTCGTCTGAACCTCGGCGAGGTCGGTCTGGGTGGCGTCGAGGAACAGGACGTAGCGCGTGAGGTCCCGCCGGTACGCGGCCACCGTGTTCGGCGAGCTTCCTCGCTCGATTGCCAGGTGGTCGAGGTAGCCCTGGAGCGCACGACCCGCAGCGCTCTCTGAGACCGCAGCCGTCATAGCCACCGCCGTTCCTGACCTAGAAGGGCAGGAAGACGTCGACCGCTACGGCGACGAACAGCAACGTCAGGTAGGTGATCGAGGCGTGGAAGACCTTCATCGCACCGAGCTTGCCGAGCGTCGGGTCCATCGCACGCCGGTACATGCCGATGCACGAGTAGAGGAACCATGCACCGAGCCCCGTCGCCACGACCGCGTACACCCAGGACATGTTCTCGAGGGGCACGAGGGCGAGCGAGCACGCGATCATCGCGAGCGTGTAGAGCACCATCTCGCGGGCGACCTTGGCGTCGTCGGCGACGACGGGCAGCATCGGTACCCCGGCGTTGGCGTAGTCCCGCCGGAACTTCATCGACAGCGGCCAGTAGTGCGGCGGCGTCCAGAAGAAGATGACGAGGAAGAGCGCGACAGCGCCCCAGCTGAGCGATCCCGTGACGGCGGACCAGCCGATGAAGACCGGCATGCAGCCGGCGATCCCGCCCCACACGATGTTCTGCGGCGTGCGGCGCTTGAGGATCATCGTGTAGCCCACGACGTAGATGAGGATCGCGCCCGCGGTCAGCAGCGCCGACGAGATGTTGACGACGAGAGCGAACCACAGGAGCGAGATCGCCCCGAGGGCCACGCCGAAGATCAGAGCGGACTCCGGCGACACCTCGCCGGTCACCAGCGGACGACGCTTGGTGCGGTCCATGATCTCGTCGATGTCACGGTCGATATAGCAGTTGAGGACGTTCGCGGACGCCGCGGCAGCCGTACCGCCGACGAGCGTCGCGATCACGAGCCACAACGACGGCAGACCGTCGGCAGCGAGGATCATCGTCGGCAGGGTCGTCACGAGGAGGAGCTCGATGATGCGTGGCTTCGTCAGCGCCACGTAGGCGCCGAGCCGTCCGCCGAAGCTCTGGTCACGCTCGCCTGCCCCCGTCGACGACGTGGCCGGTGACGGTCGCTCGGGCGTCGCGTCGTCGTCGACGCTCAGACCGTCGTCGATGTCACGGCTACGACCGTGGTCGGCGTCGCCGCTCGGGGAGGATGCTGGGCCGCCGTCGCCGTGGGGACGGCTCGACGGCTGGGCCGATGCTGGGCTCGAAGTGTGCACGCGAGGCTGGGATCCGTTCTGCGTCCGAGGGGAGCAGGTGCGCGAGCTGCTGTGCGCTGCCTGAGACGACGTTCGTTCATGGTACTGGTGTCTCACCCTGGAACACCTCCGGCAGGGCCGGATCGTGGTGTGACGTTAGGAGGTGACCGCCGTGTGAGCGCTCACAAGGTGCTCAGCGGGTGACGCGTTAAGGTTGGTGATGGTCCAGACGTGCACGATGGCGCAGGGCCACCAGTGCTCTACAGCACGTGCTCCATCAGGCGCCAGGCTGGCCCGCACAGGTCTACCGCACTGCCTGCCACACCCTGCACGACGACTGATTCCGGTGAGCGAGAGCCCCGGAGAAATGAGGTTCGGTGAACGCGTTCGCCCCCGCAGAGCAGCCCTTCGAGTGGACTGACCTGGACGACCGAGCAGTCAAGATGATCAAGGCCCTCGCGGCCGACGCCGTCGAGAAGGTCGGCAACGGCCACCCCGGCACCGCGATCTCCCTCGCCCCCGCGGCATACCTGCTGTTCCAGAAGGTGCTGCGCCACGACCCGAGCGACGCCCACTGGGTCGGTCGCGACCGTTTCGTCCTCTCCGCAGGGCACGCCTCGCTGACGCTCTACCTCCAGCTCTTCCTCTCGGGCTACGACCTCGACCTCGACGACCTCAAGTCGCTGCGCACCTGGGGCTCGAAGACCCCGGGACACCCCGAGTACAAGCACACAGACGGTGTCGAGATCACGACCGGCCCCCTCGGCCAGGGCCTCGCGTCCGCCGTCGGCATGGCCATGGCCGCCCGCCGCGAGCGTGGGCTGCTCGACCCGAGCACAGCGCCCGGCGAGAGCCCGTTCGACCACTCTGTCTACGTCATCGCCGGCGACGGTGACCTCCAGGAGGGCGTGACGTCCGAGGCGTCGTCGCTCGCTGGGCACCAGAAGCTCGGCAACCTCGTGGTCGTCTACGACCAGAACCACATCTCCATCGAGGACGACACGAACATCTCGTTCAGCGAGGACGTCCTCGCGCGCTACGAGGCGTACGGCTGGCACGTCCAGCGCGTCGATTGGACGGGTGGCGGGACCGGCTACGTCGAGGACGTCGCCGAGCTCGCTGCAGCACTGGCCGCAGCGAAGAGCGAGACCGGCAAGCCGTCGATCATCGCGCTGCGCACCGTCATCGGCTGGCCCTCCCCGAGCAAGCAGAACACCGGCAAGATCCACGGGTCTGCGCTGGGTGGCGACGAGATCAAGGGCCTCAAGATCGCTCTCGGCCTCGACCCCGACGAGACCTTCGCTGCTCCGGCCGAGGTCCTCGCGCACGCTCGTGAGGTCGGTGCCCGCGGGGCTGCGCTCCGCGAGAGCTGGACCGTCGGCTTCGACGCGTGGAAGGCCTCCAACCCGCAGGGCGAGGCGCTCCTCGAGCGCCTCTCCACCCGCACGCTGCCCGACGGCTGGTCTGAAGCCCTCCCCGTGTTCGAGGGCGGCAAGGACATGTCGACCCGCGCCGCGTCCGGCAAGGTGCTCAGCGCGCTTGCACCGGTGCTCCCTGAGCTCTGGGGCGGGTCCGCCGACCTCGCCGAGTCGAACAACACGACGATGGCCGGCGAGCCGTCGTTCATCCCGGCCGAGCACTCGACCGACGCGTGGACAGGCGACAAGTACGGCCGCACGCTGCACTTCGGCATCCGCGAGCACGCCATGGGCGCGATCCTCAACGGGATCGTCCTGCACGGCGGCACCCGCGCGTACGGCGGCACGTTCCTCGTGTTCTCCGACTACATGCGTCCCGCTGTGCGCCTCGCGGCGCTCATGGGAGCACCGTCGACGTTCGTGTGGACGCACGACTCGATCGGTCTCGGCGAAGACGGCCCGACGCACCAGCCCATCGAGCACCTGGCCGCGCTGCGGGCCATCCCGGGGCTCGACGTCATCCGCCCGGCGGACGCCAACGAGGTCTCTTGGGCCTGGAAGACGCTCCTCGAGCACGACGACCGCCCCGCCGGGATCGTCCTCACGCGCCAGAACGTCCCGACGTACACGCGGAGCGAGGGTGCCGCCAGCGGCGACGCCTTCGCCTCGGCCGCCGGCGTCGCCCGCGGCGCGTACGTCCTCCTGGACGCACCGTCCGGCACACCGGACGTCATCCTCCTGGCGACCGGGTCTGAGGTCCAGCTCGCCGTCGCGGCGCGCGAGACGCTCGCTGGGGAAGGCATCGCGGCACGCGTCGTGTCCGTCCCGTGCCGCGAGTGGTTCGACGCGCAGGACGCCGAGTACCGCGAGTCGGTGCTGCCCGCGTCCGTCAAGGCCCGGGTATCGGTCGAGGCCGGCATCGCGCAGGGCTGGCGCGAGCTCGTCGGAGACGCCGGCCGCTCGATCAGCATCGAGCACTACGGTGCGTCCGCCGACTTCAAGACGCTGTTCCAGGAGTTCGGGATCACGTCCGAGACCGTCGCTGCAGCAGCACGAGAGTCGATCGCCGCTGTGGGTTCAGACACACCTGGAGCAGCACCTGTCCCGTCGGAGGGCGGAACAGCCGACCAGCACTGAGGTCGCTCAGCACCACCAGCTTGCGACCGGTCTGTCTCTGGACTAGACCGGTCTCCGTCCCACCACGCTCTCGAGGAGAGGTCATCGTGACATCTGAAGCCAACACCCCCCATCGGTCCGACGCAGCTGCGCAGCTGTCCGCAGCGGGGGTGGCCATCTGGCTCGATGATCTCTCCCGGGAGCGGATCACGTCCGGCAACCTCGCAGACCTCGTCGCAACGCGC
This sequence is a window from Sanguibacter antarcticus. Protein-coding genes within it:
- the xerD gene encoding site-specific tyrosine recombinase XerD, with the translated sequence MTAAVSESAAGRALQGYLDHLAIERGSSPNTVAAYRRDLTRYVLFLDATQTDLAEVQTSDVELFVEALRTGTDGGAVLAPGSTARSLAALRGWHKFCVEERLTTSNPALGIRPPSRPKRLPKAISTHDVELLLEAAGAGEGPGPLRDRALLELLYSTGARISEAVNLDVDDLDLTRGTASVRLFGKGSKERVVPVGTYAVDAVEAYLVLARPALVSTGRGTPAIFLNTRGNRLSRQSAWAVLRTSAERAKLPGAAHVSPHTLRHSFATHLLSGGADVRVVQELLGHASVTTTQIYTMVTADALREVYIQSHPRALG
- a CDS encoding heme o synthase; the protein is MSVDDDATPERPSPATSSTGAGERDQSFGGRLGAYVALTKPRIIELLLVTTLPTMILAADGLPSLWLVIATLVGGTAAAASANVLNCYIDRDIDEIMDRTKRRPLVTGEVSPESALIFGVALGAISLLWFALVVNISSALLTAGAILIYVVGYTMILKRRTPQNIVWGGIAGCMPVFIGWSAVTGSLSWGAVALFLVIFFWTPPHYWPLSMKFRRDYANAGVPMLPVVADDAKVAREMVLYTLAMIACSLALVPLENMSWVYAVVATGLGAWFLYSCIGMYRRAMDPTLGKLGAMKVFHASITYLTLLFVAVAVDVFLPF
- the tkt gene encoding transketolase, translated to MNAFAPAEQPFEWTDLDDRAVKMIKALAADAVEKVGNGHPGTAISLAPAAYLLFQKVLRHDPSDAHWVGRDRFVLSAGHASLTLYLQLFLSGYDLDLDDLKSLRTWGSKTPGHPEYKHTDGVEITTGPLGQGLASAVGMAMAARRERGLLDPSTAPGESPFDHSVYVIAGDGDLQEGVTSEASSLAGHQKLGNLVVVYDQNHISIEDDTNISFSEDVLARYEAYGWHVQRVDWTGGGTGYVEDVAELAAALAAAKSETGKPSIIALRTVIGWPSPSKQNTGKIHGSALGGDEIKGLKIALGLDPDETFAAPAEVLAHAREVGARGAALRESWTVGFDAWKASNPQGEALLERLSTRTLPDGWSEALPVFEGGKDMSTRAASGKVLSALAPVLPELWGGSADLAESNNTTMAGEPSFIPAEHSTDAWTGDKYGRTLHFGIREHAMGAILNGIVLHGGTRAYGGTFLVFSDYMRPAVRLAALMGAPSTFVWTHDSIGLGEDGPTHQPIEHLAALRAIPGLDVIRPADANEVSWAWKTLLEHDDRPAGIVLTRQNVPTYTRSEGAASGDAFASAAGVARGAYVLLDAPSGTPDVILLATGSEVQLAVAARETLAGEGIAARVVSVPCREWFDAQDAEYRESVLPASVKARVSVEAGIAQGWRELVGDAGRSISIEHYGASADFKTLFQEFGITSETVAAAARESIAAVGSDTPGAAPVPSEGGTADQH